A window of Drosophila santomea strain STO CAGO 1482 chromosome X, Prin_Dsan_1.1, whole genome shotgun sequence genomic DNA:
CCATCTAATGGTTCCACTCACCCGTTCACCTCAAGATTTCATGTCATCAGGGGCACAGGAGGAGGGCACTCTTTGATAGAGGAAGAATCTTTGATAGAACTTTAATCCTTTTCTATGTGTTTAATGTGCATGCCTTACCAGAGCAACGATAATATCAAATTGTGTATTTCTACCTGTATTTGTACTTGTTTTTACACCTCACCAGAGCTTGAAAATATATCGTATTGGGGGAAATCCCTATAATGCCTTaccaaaaaacaaacgaaaactATCGCCCAGTCATTGACTcactctctatctctctctctctctccatctcTCTCAATCTCTCGCCATCTCTCTCCATCTCTCTCTATCGCTCCATCTCTCTCTGATACACACGTATGATTTTCGATTTGATTATCCTTTTCGTTTGATGAGCATCTTCTTCTGCTTCTAATTCATAAGAAGAGCCATCTAATCACCATGCTAAAAtaatttctatattttatatgtggTTCAGCTTTAGATTGTAAAGGAAACGTTATTGTAAAGTTATTATCTCAGTAGCCAGTCAACTGAACACGTTTATAATATCCATATCCAATTATTCCTATCCATCCCATCCAATATACAAGTATCGCCCTCATCAGCATTAAATCCGAATTGTAGTGTTGCATTGTAGAAACTCCAAATTGAGAGCTTCCCGAttagaaaaccaaaaaatttcACCGAAATCGATATGCTAGCCAAAGACTTTTGCTTTGTCGCTGAGGTTTCAGATTGGATCGGCCCTAGATAATGCTTGTCTCATCTTTTCTGACACCGATatcccgattccgattccgattcctaaTCCGATTCCCAAATCCGATTCCAAATCCGATTCCGAGGTTTCcatcatatatttttttgattgCCCAGCACCCGATACATATTTCTAGTTGTACACTCGTATTTAAATATACCTAGATAATGGCCAAATAAATTGATATACACACCTATATATAGAGagagaaatatatatataaatacatatatatatatatatatatacacacacagatattgataattatatatacatatattattatatagaaGTCCCCATTTGTATTTTACTTGTGcaatttgcaaattgtttttgcatagATTTATTGTTGGAAACGATTTGAATTTAAGAAGACACTCACACTTACACTGCACAAGATTGCATGCCTTTCTGTCctcgaaaaaaataaaaataaaaaacgagtAAATCAAGCGAAGCTGAGAAGATATCGATATCTAAATATATGAAACTATGAGTATACCTATACATATGTGCAACAGATACAAATCAACAGGTCGATGGAAAACCACACTAAAaccaactgcagcaacaatCAATTTTCGCGCTTCTTACAcacaaaactttaaattattgTGAGCTACATATATTGTACATACAACGACGAAAAGTTGAGGacgccccaaaaaaaaaaagaattcaGCATAGACTATAAGAAAATCCCATACTCAACCACACGTATTGCTATAAAAGCCAATAAGCTTAACAATAATCTCAAAAACATCTTTTGTCGACTACTCTATTGATATGGATTTTTTTTGGGTATCTAGTAAGCTACTACATTGATAACGTTAATGATACTGATAGCAGATGAAAACCTTACTTTGTGTGCATTATATTCAACATAAGCAATACTTAATTTAGCATTCGAATGCATTAAGCAATGTTTATTAACAATTAAATCGATTCTAAACGTAAAACCCCAAAATGGAAACTCATTCTCACACCACACACGCTCTACATTCTACATtctacacacaaacacataccTAACAAGTTTTTGGAATTATCGCGAAAAGAATAAGATAAACTTAAAGCAAACGAAAATCGAAAGTGCAGTTTTATTTCAAGGATATAGTATTTACTATATAGCTAACCTAGAATAATCGGGTGCTTAATCTCATTTCAAATAGTGAGTTAAGGAACTTTTGTGTGTTTCACGCGTATTCGATTTAGAAATTTATGTGCTGTGCTGGCGATAAATGCATTTCGTATGTTCTTTATTAAATACACGTTatgctatattttttttcggtgcacTTGAGTCTCGAGTATTATACAACTCCAGTTGGAGGAGCAAAGCTGAGGAGAATCTGGTTCTGACGGCttctgtttgtttggttttctgcGACGGCTTCCGCGCCAGCTGAAGTATCTGCAGTTGTTGATCTTTCTGCGGAGAGTCTTGGGCTTTTCAAATAGCCTTTTGAGATTGCGGCAAGCGCGCGTTTCCCACGCTCGATCCCCACTTGCCATGGTGCACGCGAGTGCGGCAAGCTGCTGAGGCAAGCTATTAAACGCCACACATGACACTGGGAGGGGCGGGCGGTCCcgcggggggcgtggcaggcgaGCCGACACATGTTGTGTGCCAGAGAACTTTGCTCCGATCCCCAGATCATCACATAGTTGTCGCTGTCTGCTCGTGCGCAACTTGCAATGCATTGCATACCCTTGCTGCGGGGTATTTGAACTTGGACTTTAACTATGTTATACCATAAGTATTTGTCTCTGGATATGTTAAAAACTTTACTAGAATCTATGATGTAATGGGTTAATAAGTTAAGAAGCTATAATTTACTCAAAACAGAAGAAGAGCTTACTCAAAACACTTGTTTTAttgaatggaatggaataaatattataaacgTACCTTAAGAGACCGTAATACTTCTTTTAGAAGGTATGCTAAAGGTGCGAATGATTTTCTACATTCCTCTCAAGTAGATGCACTATTAGGCTAAGCGTTCTATGACTTGGATCTAAGATCTTGCTTGGATCTCCTCTGATCTTTGAGAACTCGGGGATTACTTACACGGCACAAGTGGGCCGAGGCAGTGTAGATTCATCACGTTTTCACTCAACACACGCAGCTCATTAACAGCCCCGCTGACAACTTGTCAGGGCTTCCCCCTCGTGGATCCCCCGGCTCCGAAGCCCCCCCTATTCTCTGCCCATTCTGAAAACTTATCGCTGGGAGCGTGGGAAATTCTGCGTGTTGGTGGGACGTCGGGCGGTGAAAATTGGCGCGCTCTTCGGGGGGCCACACCGCGTGGCATTGACAACTCTTCCACATTTCGCGCCCAACGATGCGTTGGCATCAGTGGGTCACAGGGATTACGGCTGGGATTTcagtttccagtttccagtttcAGATCCTCAGCACGAAACTTTCAGCTTTCGAGGAGCATCAAGCGATAGGCGATCAGGAGTGGCGGAAGTACAGAAATAGACGCATAGCACATAAATTATGGATCGTATCGAGTATCGATTAGCCCGGGACAAGCCGAGCGATAGGGAGACATATTTTCATTACCCTCTCAGGGAGCTGCACTTGTTGGCTTCGCTTCCACGAAGGATCCCTCTACCATATCACGAACGCACCCCCAAACGAACCGAGTTGTGGGAAATGTTTTTCCCAGGCCAACAGCTAATTGTCACTCCAAGGGTTGTCCCCGAAGTCCCCAGACGACAGATAAGCGGGGCAAGTGAAGCCAAGCGATGTGAGTCAAGTGAAGGGCTTCAATTTACTTGCCGAGTGGAACAGGAATTTTGAAATTACATTTGTAACAGACGTTTTACCCGGCTAATGGGACCTACAAACATCTATTCATCTGAAATTCAAGAACATGCGCACTCGAGGAGCAGGGAAGTCGCACACGCGCAAGTCAGGCGCTCAAAAGGGGATCTTCGGGGGCACAGTGGTTAGCAAACagcgaaaatcaaaacataGTTGCAACATTCATGTATCTGTGTTCCTATTATCTACAAATATGTTAGAAAAAAGTCTATGAACATGGTATTCAAATGCATCATTTATGTATAATAACATCATAAGATCACAACTTGGAGTATTAAGATATTTTATTGGTACCCCATCGATGTTGTCCCACTGTGCGCTGTTATCAGTGCGACAATCAGGCATTTCTTTTCCCCATCGAGGGATTCTAATACCGTGGACAATGGGCCGCAACGCCCATAAAGTCgctcattaaaaatgtttcaattatGGCCCATCTTGCATCTAGCAccgatgtggatgtgaatgtggatgtggatgtggatgtggatggggtTGTCGGCAATGATTTACATTATAAAAATGCCCGTTATCTACGCATTTTGTACGCTCCACTCTCCCTTTTCCCATCAATCCCAATCCAGCCCATCCACAAAAACGAGATATGTGTATTCCCCGAGATATTCCCAAGCGGCCAAAAATAGACGCAAATTGTAACGCACTTGAAGTGCACTCTGAAACATCTTGAagtccaaataaaatatacgttgatatatatatatgtatatatgtaaatatatatagggACGACCAGGCGCAGGCACGTCAGGCATGCGGTGGTACGAGTACCGgggtgcgagcgagagcgCTGCGCTGCCAGAGCGAGAGGCAGCGAGTGGGTTGCATTGCACACACAACATGTGAATGCAGAGTTCAAGTGCATGCCGtgacacagacacacacacacacacatcaagatacacgcacacacagatgAGTGGCCGCTGCAAAGTGTTTTTTCCCAGGCGCTATTTATAATATGTATCCCGTCGCCGATCCGAGccgatccaatccaatccaatccaatccgatcgGATCCCATCTTGTGGCTCTACGATTATGACGCTCGACACGATGATGCATTCGTGGACCGCAGAGTACCGATCGCAGAGTACCCTGTTTTGGAAAGAATTTCTGTATGGAGCCGCACATATACCATTAACTAGAGAAAATGTAACCCTATGTCGGAACACTATagtatttatattacttttttttttttaaattatattttgtattctaGTGTATGACTACCATTCTTTCATAATATGCTTATTGTAATAAtactaaacaaataaaatacctTTAATATAGAATATTACTAAAATACTTAAACAAAGAATCTTATGAAATGCTACCAATATTTAAGACACAAACAATGTAGaaaatttgtatgtatatatcatttaatttccatgAATACCAGTTCGTCAAagttaaaatatgtatatatttttttaattacctgaaaaatgtaaatattcaaaaataatcaTTCCTTACTTATTGGCCTAGTATACCCCTGCTACCCTGTCAATCCGCAAACAGGCGCCAAAACATGCGGTTTCTCGCAGCAGACTGCCACGGGAAAAATTCGGTTCGAGATTCGGGAATGGATGGATGCATGACGGAGTACAAGTAAAAGGAGCAGGACCCGGATTTTGAAATTCGGGATGGATatggagatggaaatggaagtgggACTTTGACTGCGCGACGGCCACATGCGCCGCTGGCGATGCCGCTGAATGTTGCATgtggcaggggcaggggcagcgGCAGCGGTCGGTGCAGCAGCGAAAGTGTTGCAGCTGTGTGGAGAGGGTCTATTTTTGGGGCGATTGTGCGGCGTTGGTGCGCTGCCAcatgtgttgtgtgttgttgtgCGTTGTTGGGCTGCTAAAAGGCATTGTAATGAGAGCAGAAAATAGAATCGACTCCACTTGAGCAATGTCCCATAAAGCGGGAGTTTCGAGTTTGGCGCGCAATGTGCCGCACCAGCAAGCGAACAATTCAAaatcatacaaaaaaaaaaaaaaaaaaaaaggagaaagaAGGAGAAAACCCCGAACCAGTAACACATGGGCCCACGagttatgttttatttttaatccgCCGGAGAGTCGATCTCCAAACAAAACcgtagagagcacatataaaGACGTGGCAGGCGAGTGCTTCGAAACAGTCTTCCGCCGCAGCTCGACGCGCTCGAATATCGGgaatatatagatatagaacGGAGTTAGTTAGATCGCAGGACCCACAGCAGAGCAGAGCCGCAGAGCCAGCAACCTCGATGGGCGTCATCTACAAGATACTGAAGCAGCAACGCAGCATGGATCTCAGCCTGAGCTCGGCCACCAGGTGCAAGGTGCAGGCGGCCATCaagcagcgccagcagcagcgccgcCTCGAGGATCACATGGTGGATGATCGGGatcgggagcgggagcgggagcgggagccGGATCAGCAACACAGCCACAATCAGAGCCACATCGAGAAGGATAAGGAGGAGCTGGCCGAGCAGCAATTGCAGCAGCTTTGCAGATTTCTAGCCGAGAATGCGGCGCGAAAAAAGGTGAGTTCAATGTGAAAAGGGTTTATTAAAAACTTCCgcataattatatatatttttcacttAATGTAAAGTAAACATTGCAAAATCtttcattataatttatacTGCAAGCGAAGAGATTTCAATTTAAACAACATTAAACTATATTGCACACATCATTAAATcgcaatttcattttgtgaCTCTAATAATTAATTCAAGAGTATAGTAGAAATAACTAATTCAAAATTTAACAAAAGTGTAGtagaaataattaattcaaaatttaacAAAAGTATAGtagaaataattaattcaaaatttaacAGAAGTATATTAGAAATAACTAATTCAAAATTTAACAGAAGTATAGTAGAAATAACTAATTCAAAATTTAACAGAAGTATAGTAGAAATCATAATGAAAGAAAATCAAGCTTAGTAAACATATTTGAGATAGACTTTATATCTAATCGATGTCTTCCCGAAATTTCGCCATCAGCGTCAGCGTTTCAAGCTGCAGTA
This region includes:
- the LOC120456039 gene encoding zinc finger CCCH domain-containing protein 13, translating into MGVIYKILKQQRSMDLSLSSATRCKVQAAIKQRQQQRRLEDHMVDDRDREREREREPDQQHSHNQSHIEKDKEELAEQQLQQLCRFLAENAARKKRQRFKLQYQCNLAVDQDNDQEQLPEKEHFAAPPHEMDLEFIEQLQHSSTAKSHGATGQAPRDSILLKIRHQIFERKRQRQRQLAELVQQRMVVWRPW